A region from the Pseudomonas sp. P8_229 genome encodes:
- a CDS encoding halovibrin HvnC: MRKIAAAFFIALLMGCVQTATQPPVAIGVSGVEVLNGPAIATQLNTLYGRKFPNCNKSDSQPAFLCSGVTLRVTVKDPANKYKVWDPSPTSVTSGGVSFSYLRQDADFGRLAWGNGNGYIVYPIFESPQDKLDLDYLCAYAYDAWTWTRRADAVCAAHPSYPVQSQLCQNAGVTTAEQWYAVWRIAGGNPHQRQCGFDVRDERNHLAGPAFYQSVRARAFVSLTGYNEHNELLIKTWCNPTSPDPAKSCASSFPPNRFPIMAFFYVYGGANAGLADAQYNQRDFYNSTNPRILVPIIRLTPSASNGGAASFTFAPADQVVTQ; encoded by the coding sequence ATGAGAAAAATAGCCGCAGCGTTTTTTATTGCATTACTGATGGGTTGCGTGCAGACCGCAACCCAACCGCCGGTGGCCATCGGCGTCAGTGGTGTTGAGGTGCTCAACGGCCCGGCCATCGCCACTCAGCTCAATACGCTTTACGGGCGCAAATTTCCCAACTGCAACAAGAGCGACTCCCAGCCAGCGTTCCTGTGTTCCGGTGTGACCCTGCGGGTGACGGTCAAAGATCCCGCCAACAAATACAAGGTTTGGGACCCAAGCCCGACATCTGTGACCAGTGGAGGCGTGTCCTTTTCCTACCTGCGTCAGGATGCCGACTTCGGCCGACTCGCCTGGGGCAATGGCAACGGCTACATTGTTTATCCGATCTTTGAGTCCCCCCAAGACAAGCTTGACCTCGATTATCTGTGTGCCTATGCCTACGATGCCTGGACCTGGACACGCCGGGCTGACGCTGTCTGCGCTGCCCACCCGAGCTATCCCGTGCAAAGTCAGCTCTGCCAGAACGCCGGTGTCACCACCGCAGAGCAATGGTATGCGGTCTGGAGGATAGCGGGAGGCAACCCGCACCAGCGGCAATGTGGCTTTGACGTCAGAGACGAGCGCAATCATCTGGCGGGCCCGGCGTTTTATCAATCCGTGCGCGCCAGGGCGTTTGTGAGTCTCACTGGCTACAATGAACACAATGAGTTGCTGATAAAAACCTGGTGCAATCCGACCTCCCCCGACCCGGCAAAATCATGTGCTTCGAGTTTTCCTCCCAACCGATTCCCCATCATGGCGTTCTTCTATGTTTATGGAGGCGCCAACGCCGGCCTGGCGGACGCGCAATACAACCAGCGCGACTTCTATAACTCGACCAACCCGAGAATCCTCGTGCCCATCATTCGGTTGACACCCTCCGCCAGTAACGGGGGTGCGGCGAGCTTTACGTTCGCGCCAGCGGATCAAGTGGTTACACAATGA
- a CDS encoding DUF2599 domain-containing protein: MNLHQQNGRERSGFTLIALLNRCMALPFGAPAIAQATEPDSVIVTVERCTRYIASAKWLYRDDEWVFAITPTPCARRTPEQATPFLMDELLRDYSNSRYWSNTHGLRHQLICHLAITRDKPEWNIEPWRPDVGYARTLAAGCNPVEPLPEPAP; the protein is encoded by the coding sequence ATGAATTTGCACCAACAAAACGGGCGAGAAAGATCAGGTTTCACCTTGATTGCCTTGCTCAATCGCTGCATGGCGCTGCCCTTCGGTGCCCCTGCAATCGCACAGGCAACGGAACCGGACTCCGTCATCGTGACCGTGGAGCGCTGTACTCGATACATCGCAAGTGCGAAATGGCTCTACCGTGACGATGAGTGGGTGTTTGCCATCACCCCAACGCCCTGTGCACGTCGTACCCCGGAACAAGCAACGCCGTTTCTGATGGATGAATTGCTGAGGGACTACTCCAACAGCCGCTACTGGTCCAATACCCACGGTCTTCGCCATCAATTGATCTGCCACCTGGCGATCACCCGCGACAAACCGGAGTGGAACATCGAACCGTGGCGGCCTGACGTGGGATATGCCCGAACGCTGGCAGCCGGCTGCAACCCTGTCGAGCCGTTGCCTGAACCTGCACCGTAA
- a CDS encoding halovibrin HvnC, whose product MSKLLLSLLIALLWGCSQTATQLPTEIGVNNAQPRTGPAIATYLNTLYARQFPNCNKIDSQPAFLCSGVTLRVTARDPAGQYKVWDPSPTSVKSGGVSFSYLRQDANFGRLAWGYGNGYIVYPFLEQPAGKLQLQVLCSYPMDAWGWHRSATAVCVPTPQYPNVSGHCQDAGVLTAEQFKAAWDYSYENKNLRQCDFDVRDERNHLAGPAFYQSLRAKTLLGETGFGEQNEVIISTWAAGSANQLPIMAFFFIAGGTNAGLADAQYNQRDFYNSTTPKIVVPIIRLTPATSAAAPAAFTYSAADQAVAQ is encoded by the coding sequence ATGAGTAAATTGCTGCTGTCACTGCTCATCGCGCTGCTATGGGGCTGCTCTCAAACCGCCACCCAACTGCCAACCGAGATTGGCGTCAACAATGCCCAGCCCCGCACTGGTCCTGCTATCGCGACCTATCTGAACACGCTTTATGCACGGCAGTTTCCCAACTGCAACAAGATCGATTCACAACCGGCCTTTTTGTGTTCAGGTGTGACACTGCGGGTCACCGCCAGGGATCCGGCAGGCCAATACAAAGTCTGGGATCCGAGCCCAACCTCGGTAAAAAGCGGTGGTGTTTCATTCTCGTACCTGCGCCAGGATGCCAATTTCGGCCGACTGGCATGGGGTTACGGTAACGGCTATATCGTTTACCCGTTCCTGGAACAACCGGCGGGCAAGCTTCAGCTCCAAGTGTTGTGCTCTTACCCCATGGACGCGTGGGGCTGGCATCGCAGCGCAACCGCTGTGTGCGTTCCCACTCCGCAATATCCGAACGTCAGTGGCCATTGTCAGGATGCCGGTGTTTTAACCGCTGAGCAGTTCAAGGCAGCCTGGGATTATTCATACGAGAACAAAAATCTTCGTCAATGCGACTTCGATGTCAGGGATGAACGTAACCACCTCGCAGGCCCGGCATTTTATCAATCTCTCAGAGCCAAGACGTTGCTGGGAGAGACCGGCTTCGGCGAACAGAACGAAGTCATTATCAGCACTTGGGCAGCCGGGAGCGCCAACCAGCTTCCGATCATGGCCTTTTTCTTTATCGCCGGCGGCACCAATGCCGGCCTGGCAGACGCGCAGTACAACCAGCGTGACTTCTACAACTCGACCACCCCGAAAATCGTCGTCCCCATTATTCGCCTGACGCCTGCGACAAGCGCCGCAGCGCCGGCGGCTTTCACCTATTCGGCAGCAGATCAGGCGGTGGCTCAATGA